A region of Saccharococcus thermophilus DNA encodes the following proteins:
- a CDS encoding DUF3147 family protein, whose protein sequence is MDGRDLLFRFLFGGSAVVLSDVTAKLLPWKVIGGIFAAFPAVMVVAVMMVGMKKGSKEAAKTAQGSVYGMIGCLICVLTVLFSLQFTQNWWGSFIFGLVTWFASSLFLVHIREHKKEKRVPSVK, encoded by the coding sequence ATGGATGGACGTGATTTATTGTTCCGTTTTTTATTCGGCGGATCAGCCGTTGTGTTAAGTGATGTAACGGCAAAACTACTGCCATGGAAAGTGATCGGGGGAATTTTTGCGGCATTTCCGGCTGTTATGGTTGTTGCCGTGATGATGGTTGGTATGAAGAAAGGATCGAAAGAAGCGGCGAAAACAGCGCAAGGATCTGTTTATGGAATGATTGGTTGTCTCATTTGTGTGTTAACGGTTTTATTTTCTCTACAATTTACACAAAACTGGTGGGGAAGTTTTATCTTTGGTTTAGTTACATGGTTTGCAAGTTCCCTATTCCTTGTACACATTCGAGAGCATAAAAAGGAAAAAAGAGTACCAAGTGTCAAATAA
- a CDS encoding DUF3147 family protein, translated as MGALSISGIVIRFLLGGGAVVASTIISRKLGSKMGGIFAAFPAVFLAALLTLRLDVKGSELVEKSIVLSQGAVVGMLINILCAIAVVYFCTKQGWKRGLTQSVAGWFLVSIIYAVISGYF; from the coding sequence TTGGGGGCATTATCGATTAGTGGAATAGTTATTCGATTTTTATTGGGCGGAGGAGCGGTCGTCGCTTCTACCATTATCTCAAGAAAATTAGGATCAAAAATGGGAGGAATTTTTGCCGCTTTTCCCGCTGTATTTTTAGCAGCATTACTGACACTTCGGCTCGATGTAAAGGGCAGTGAGTTAGTGGAAAAGTCGATTGTTCTATCCCAAGGAGCAGTCGTTGGGATGTTGATTAATATTTTGTGTGCAATAGCGGTTGTTTATTTTTGCACTAAGCAAGGTTGGAAACGTGGGCTTACACAGTCAGTAGCTGGATGGTTTCTTGTTTCCATTATTTATGCTGTTATTTCAGGATATTTTTAA
- the groES gene encoding co-chaperone GroES produces the protein MLKPLGDRVVIEVIETEEKTASGIVLPDTAKEKPQEGRVVAVGKGRVLDSGERVAPEVEVGDRIIFSKYAGTEVKYDGKEYLILRESDILAVIG, from the coding sequence TGTTAAAGCCATTAGGTGATCGCGTTGTCATTGAAGTAATTGAAACGGAAGAAAAAACTGCAAGCGGTATCGTATTGCCAGACACTGCGAAAGAAAAACCGCAAGAAGGCCGAGTAGTTGCTGTTGGCAAAGGACGTGTGCTTGACAGCGGTGAGCGTGTAGCTCCAGAAGTAGAAGTTGGCGATCGCATTATCTTCTCGAAATATGCCGGCACAGAAGTAAAATATGACGGCAAAGAATACTTAATCTTACGTGAAAGCGATATTTTAGCTGTTATTGGTTAA
- the groL gene encoding chaperonin GroEL (60 kDa chaperone family; promotes refolding of misfolded polypeptides especially under stressful conditions; forms two stacked rings of heptamers to form a barrel-shaped 14mer; ends can be capped by GroES; misfolded proteins enter the barrel where they are refolded when GroES binds) has product MAKEIKFSEEARRAMLRGVDKLADAVKVTLGPKGRNVVLEKKFGSPLITNDGVTIAKEIELEDPFENMGAKLVAEVASKTNDVAGDGTTTATVLAQAMIREGLKNVTAGANPMGIRKGIEKAVAVAVEELKAISKPIRGKESIAQVAAISAADEEVGQLIAEAMERVGNDGVITLEESKGFTTELDVVEGMQFDRGYVSPYMITDTEKMEAVLENPYILITDKKVSSIQEILPILEQVVQQGRPLLIIAEDVEGEALATLVVNKLRGTFNAVAVKAPGFGDRRKAMLEDIAILTGGEVISEELGRELKSATIASLGRASKVVVTKENTTIVEGAGDSERIKARINQIRAQLEETTSEFDREKLQERLAKLAGGVAVIKVGAATETELKERKLRIEDALNSTRAAVEEGIVAGGGTALMNVYNKVAAIEAEGDEATGVKIVLRAIEEPVRQIAQNAGLEGSIIVERLKTEKPGIGFNAATGEWVDMIEAGIVDPTKVTRSALQNAASVAAMFLTTEAVVADKPEENKGGNNGMPDMGGMM; this is encoded by the coding sequence ATGGCAAAAGAAATTAAATTCAGCGAAGAAGCTCGTCGCGCGATGTTACGCGGTGTGGATAAACTAGCAGATGCAGTAAAAGTAACATTAGGTCCAAAAGGCCGTAACGTCGTATTAGAGAAAAAATTTGGTTCGCCATTAATTACAAACGACGGTGTAACAATCGCGAAAGAAATCGAATTAGAAGACCCATTTGAAAACATGGGTGCGAAACTTGTTGCGGAAGTAGCAAGCAAAACAAATGATGTTGCTGGGGACGGTACAACAACGGCAACAGTTTTAGCGCAAGCAATGATCCGCGAAGGATTGAAAAACGTTACAGCTGGCGCTAACCCAATGGGCATCCGCAAAGGTATTGAAAAAGCGGTCGCTGTGGCAGTAGAAGAATTAAAAGCAATCTCGAAACCAATCAGAGGAAAAGAATCGATTGCCCAAGTTGCTGCGATCTCTGCGGCTGACGAAGAAGTTGGTCAATTAATCGCAGAAGCAATGGAACGCGTCGGCAACGACGGTGTTATCACATTAGAAGAATCAAAAGGTTTCACAACAGAATTAGATGTTGTCGAAGGTATGCAATTTGACCGTGGTTATGTATCTCCATACATGATCACAGATACAGAAAAAATGGAAGCAGTGCTTGAAAATCCATACATCTTAATTACAGATAAAAAAGTTTCTAGCATCCAAGAAATCTTGCCTATCTTAGAACAAGTTGTTCAACAAGGAAGACCGCTATTAATTATCGCAGAAGATGTTGAAGGCGAAGCGCTCGCAACATTAGTCGTCAACAAACTTCGCGGTACATTCAATGCGGTAGCGGTAAAAGCGCCTGGCTTCGGTGATCGTCGTAAAGCAATGCTAGAAGACATCGCAATCTTAACTGGCGGTGAAGTCATCTCCGAAGAACTAGGTCGTGAATTAAAGTCTGCAACAATCGCATCGCTTGGCCGCGCTTCGAAAGTAGTTGTAACGAAAGAAAATACAACAATCGTAGAAGGCGCTGGCGATTCTGAACGCATTAAAGCTCGCATCAACCAAATCCGTGCGCAATTAGAAGAAACTACTTCGGAATTCGACCGCGAAAAATTGCAAGAACGTCTTGCAAAATTAGCTGGCGGCGTAGCGGTAATCAAAGTTGGTGCGGCTACAGAAACAGAATTGAAAGAACGCAAATTGCGCATTGAAGACGCACTCAACTCTACTCGTGCTGCTGTCGAAGAAGGTATCGTAGCCGGCGGTGGTACGGCATTAATGAACGTATACAACAAAGTTGCTGCGATCGAAGCAGAAGGCGACGAAGCAACTGGTGTGAAAATCGTTCTTCGCGCAATCGAAGAGCCAGTTCGTCAAATCGCGCAAAACGCTGGTTTGGAAGGCTCTATCATTGTTGAACGCTTGAAAACAGAAAAACCTGGCATCGGCTTCAACGCAGCTACTGGTGAATGGGTAGATATGATTGAAGCTGGTATCGTTGACCCAACAAAAGTAACTCGTTCTGCTCTGCAAAACGCAGCTTCTGTTGCCGCTATGTTCTTAACAACGGAAGCGGTTGTCGCTGACAAACCAGAAGAAAACAAAGGCGGCAATAATGGAATGCCTGACATGGGCGGAATGATGTAA
- a CDS encoding amino acid permease, whose amino-acid sequence MNLLQKKSIARLLSQKKTLQKTLGAYDLILLGIGAIVGIGILVLTGVAAANDAGPSIIFSFMLAALVCGFVAFCYAEIASALPVSGGVYTYAYVTIGEVVAYLIGWTQLLIYVLSVAAVANGWSAYFRSLLEGFHLHIPKMLSAVPQQGGMVNLPAVCIILLMTWVLSKGVQESKKVNNAMVAIKLSIILLFVIVGIFYVRPRNWDPFMPFGWKGVLAGTATVFFAFLGFDAVATAAEEVKKPQRDLPIGIIVSLVVCTLLYVIVCLVLTGMVPYHLLNVSDAMAFALHAVGQNFVAGVISVGAIAGITTVIFVYLYATVRVLFSMSRDRLLPKPFSAVHSHSQAPVFSTWIAGLTGASIAGFIDLRALSNLINIGALLTFVMVALSVIVLRKTHPNLQRGFRAPLVPYLPILTIACCIFLMTRLALETWLYFCIWMIIGLSIYFLYRTKRQKDSSQEQAYMKKAN is encoded by the coding sequence ATGAATTTACTTCAGAAAAAGTCAATTGCTCGCTTGTTAAGTCAAAAGAAAACATTGCAGAAAACATTAGGTGCCTATGATTTAATATTGCTTGGTATTGGAGCGATTGTTGGGATTGGCATTCTTGTGTTGACAGGTGTCGCGGCAGCAAATGATGCAGGTCCTTCGATTATCTTTTCGTTCATGCTGGCAGCACTGGTGTGTGGATTTGTAGCGTTTTGTTATGCGGAAATAGCATCGGCTCTTCCTGTTTCCGGAGGTGTCTATACGTATGCGTATGTGACCATTGGGGAAGTAGTTGCGTATTTAATAGGATGGACGCAACTTTTAATTTATGTTTTATCCGTTGCGGCAGTGGCAAATGGATGGTCTGCGTATTTTCGTTCATTGTTAGAAGGATTTCATTTGCATATCCCGAAAATGCTAAGTGCAGTCCCTCAGCAAGGCGGAATGGTGAACTTGCCGGCTGTCTGCATTATTTTACTTATGACATGGGTGCTGTCAAAAGGTGTGCAAGAAAGCAAGAAAGTGAATAATGCGATGGTAGCCATCAAATTATCCATCATTTTATTATTTGTTATTGTCGGAATATTCTATGTTCGGCCGAGAAATTGGGATCCGTTCATGCCGTTTGGGTGGAAAGGAGTTCTCGCAGGAACTGCTACGGTGTTCTTTGCATTTTTAGGGTTTGATGCAGTTGCAACCGCGGCAGAAGAAGTGAAAAAACCGCAGCGTGATTTGCCAATTGGCATTATTGTTTCTTTAGTGGTGTGCACTCTTTTATACGTTATTGTTTGCTTAGTCTTAACGGGAATGGTTCCATATCATTTATTAAATGTTTCCGACGCGATGGCATTTGCGCTTCATGCAGTCGGACAAAATTTTGTTGCGGGAGTTATATCAGTTGGAGCCATTGCTGGCATCACAACCGTTATATTTGTTTATCTTTACGCAACGGTGCGCGTTCTGTTTTCTATGAGTCGCGATCGTTTGCTGCCAAAACCGTTTTCAGCAGTTCATTCCCACTCTCAAGCACCTGTTTTTTCGACGTGGATTGCAGGATTGACAGGAGCGTCCATTGCTGGATTTATTGATTTGAGAGCATTGTCCAACTTAATCAATATTGGCGCTTTGTTAACATTTGTGATGGTTGCCTTATCCGTTATTGTACTGCGCAAAACACATCCAAATCTGCAAAGAGGATTTAGGGCGCCGCTTGTTCCATATCTTCCAATTTTGACGATTGCGTGTTGTATTTTCTTAATGACTCGCCTTGCACTTGAAACGTGGTTGTATTTCTGCATTTGGATGATTATCGGTTTAAGCATTTATTTTCTCTATCGAACGAAGCGCCAAAAAGATTCATCCCAAGAGCAAGCGTATATGAAAAAAGCAAACTAG
- a CDS encoding AAA family ATPase encodes MRVKENLQPSMERVVENIEKVIVGKRNVAILSLVALLAKGHVLLEDVPGVGKTMLVRALAKSINAQFKRIQFTPDLLPSDVTGVSVYNPKEMQFEYKPGPIMGNIVLADEINRTSPKTQSALLEAMEEGSITVDGITRPLPRPFFVMATQNPIEYEGTYPLPEAQLDRFLLKLNMGYPSPEEEVEILSRVEKVTPIEEIRPVMALDELLELQQKVAEVYVSDPIKRYIVDIVQRSRSNASVYLGVSPRGSVALMKAAQAYAFIHGREFVIPDDVQFLAPYVLSHRMIMKSEAKFDGLTAEEIVGQMIARTPVPIQR; translated from the coding sequence ATGAGGGTGAAAGAAAATTTACAGCCATCGATGGAACGGGTTGTGGAAAATATCGAGAAAGTGATTGTGGGAAAAAGAAATGTGGCGATATTAAGCCTTGTCGCTTTGCTTGCCAAAGGGCATGTGCTTTTGGAAGACGTCCCCGGCGTCGGCAAAACGATGTTGGTGCGCGCGTTAGCCAAATCGATTAACGCGCAGTTTAAGCGGATTCAATTTACTCCTGACTTGCTGCCAAGCGATGTGACAGGCGTGTCCGTCTATAATCCGAAAGAGATGCAATTTGAGTACAAGCCTGGCCCGATTATGGGGAACATCGTGCTGGCCGATGAAATTAATCGCACGTCCCCGAAAACGCAATCAGCGCTTTTGGAAGCGATGGAAGAGGGAAGTATTACGGTGGATGGGATAACAAGGCCGCTGCCGCGTCCGTTTTTTGTCATGGCGACGCAAAACCCGATTGAATATGAAGGAACATATCCGCTTCCAGAAGCCCAGCTAGACCGCTTTTTATTGAAGCTAAACATGGGATATCCATCCCCTGAGGAAGAAGTGGAAATATTAAGCCGTGTGGAAAAAGTGACGCCTATTGAGGAAATTCGCCCTGTAATGGCTTTGGATGAGCTGCTGGAGTTGCAGCAGAAGGTGGCGGAAGTATACGTCAGCGATCCTATTAAGCGTTACATCGTTGACATAGTGCAGCGAAGCCGTTCGAACGCGTCCGTTTACCTAGGGGTAAGCCCGCGCGGTTCGGTGGCGCTGATGAAAGCGGCCCAAGCCTATGCGTTTATCCATGGACGTGAATTTGTCATTCCTGATGATGTCCAATTTTTAGCTCCGTATGTGCTATCCCATCGCATGATTATGAAATCGGAGGCAAAATTTGATGGGCTTACCGCAGAAGAAATTGTCGGACAAATGATTGCCCGAACCCCGGTGCCGATTCAAAGGTAG
- the fumC gene encoding class II fumarate hydratase has product MNERIERDSLGEVRVPADKYWGAQTERSRNNFKIGTEKMPLELIYAYARLKKAAAIVNHECGKLSETKMRAISSACEEILAGKWDEHFPLVVWQTGSGTQTNMNVNEVIARRANELLPEGEGRIHPNDDVNMSQSSNDTFPTAMHIAVYMKLYEHLLPALDGLISTFFEKEAKYKNTIKIGRTHLQDATPLTFAQEISGWRVMLEKSRDMIKQASEQLLNLAIGGTAVGTGLNAPASFGDKVAEQLHKQTGYPFRSASNKFHALTSHDEIVYVHGALKALAADMMKIANDVRWLASGPRSGLGEITLPANEPGSSIMPGKVNPTQSEAVTMVAVQVFGNDAAIGFAASQGNFQLNVFKPVILYNAMQSLQLLGDAIHSFDRHCAKGLKANEGKMKEYVDRSLMLVTALSPHIGYDRAAEIAKLAFKEGLTLKEAALKTGYVNAEQYDQWVRAENMV; this is encoded by the coding sequence ATGAATGAAAGAATCGAGCGCGATTCGTTAGGAGAGGTGAGAGTGCCGGCCGATAAATATTGGGGTGCGCAAACGGAACGAAGCCGCAATAATTTTAAAATCGGTACGGAAAAAATGCCGCTGGAGCTGATTTACGCCTACGCCCGGCTCAAAAAAGCGGCGGCGATCGTTAACCATGAGTGCGGCAAACTAAGTGAGACAAAGATGCGAGCGATTTCTAGCGCCTGTGAGGAAATATTGGCGGGCAAATGGGATGAACATTTTCCACTCGTCGTTTGGCAGACAGGAAGCGGAACGCAAACGAATATGAATGTAAACGAAGTCATCGCCAGAAGAGCGAACGAGCTGTTGCCGGAAGGAGAAGGCCGTATTCATCCGAATGATGATGTTAATATGTCGCAAAGCTCGAACGATACGTTTCCAACGGCGATGCATATTGCCGTCTACATGAAACTGTATGAGCATCTATTGCCGGCGCTAGACGGCTTGATCAGCACCTTTTTCGAAAAAGAAGCGAAATACAAGAACACGATAAAAATCGGACGGACGCATTTGCAAGATGCCACACCGCTGACCTTCGCTCAAGAGATTTCCGGGTGGCGGGTGATGCTTGAAAAAAGCAGGGACATGATCAAGCAGGCAAGCGAGCAACTGTTAAATTTAGCGATCGGTGGGACAGCGGTCGGCACGGGATTGAATGCGCCGGCTTCGTTTGGCGATAAAGTAGCTGAACAGTTACATAAACAAACAGGCTATCCGTTTCGTTCAGCGTCTAATAAATTTCATGCCTTAACAAGCCATGATGAAATCGTTTACGTTCACGGTGCCTTAAAAGCGCTGGCGGCCGATATGATGAAAATCGCCAACGATGTGCGCTGGCTGGCAAGCGGTCCGCGCTCCGGTTTAGGCGAGATTACGCTTCCAGCCAATGAACCGGGAAGCTCAATCATGCCGGGGAAAGTGAACCCGACGCAAAGCGAGGCAGTGACAATGGTGGCAGTGCAAGTATTTGGCAATGATGCGGCAATCGGATTTGCCGCCAGCCAAGGGAATTTTCAATTAAACGTATTTAAGCCAGTCATTCTTTATAATGCGATGCAGTCGCTGCAACTGTTAGGCGACGCCATTCATTCTTTTGATAGACACTGCGCTAAAGGGCTTAAAGCGAACGAAGGCAAAATGAAAGAATATGTCGACCGTTCGCTCATGCTGGTGACTGCCTTAAGCCCGCACATTGGCTATGATCGAGCGGCTGAAATAGCGAAGCTGGCGTTTAAGGAAGGATTGACGCTAAAAGAAGCGGCGCTGAAAACGGGATATGTCAACGCCGAGCAGTATGACCAGTGGGTGAGAGCGGAGAACATGGTGTGA
- a CDS encoding IS256 family transposase, protein MSKRSIPNVDWANQLESVIRQFVKEKLELIMREEIKHFLEIEQAGTPNMRNGYYQRNLDTQYGRIEGLLVPRDRNGEFQTQLFAPYQRHTGWLEEAIIRMYQSGMSTREIGKFIERILGNAYSPATISRITDVVKEDIEKWHHRPLSKRYSVLYLDGLYVKLRRDTVEKEVIYVVLGVNEEGYREILDFFVGGQESAYGWQEILQHLYQRGVKEVLLGVFDGLPGLEEAFKAVYPKADVQRCVVHKVRNTLSRVRKKDQFEVAEDLKLIYRAPNKEMALQMFQQFESKWSSKYPREVQSWANELDVLLTFMDYPSSIRSVIYTTNVIERTIKEIRKRLKPMNSLSSLEAAEKVVYLTIQDFNEKWAGRKLRGFAEAQEALQRMFEERYC, encoded by the coding sequence ATGTCTAAAAGAAGTATACCGAATGTCGACTGGGCAAATCAACTGGAAAGTGTCATTCGTCAGTTTGTGAAGGAAAAATTAGAGCTGATTATGCGGGAAGAAATCAAACATTTCCTCGAAATCGAACAGGCTGGAACGCCGAATATGAGAAACGGCTACTATCAGCGAAATCTAGATACGCAATATGGCCGGATTGAGGGTCTTTTGGTTCCAAGAGACCGAAACGGGGAATTTCAAACACAGTTGTTTGCCCCTTATCAACGCCACACCGGCTGGCTGGAGGAAGCCATCATTAGGATGTATCAAAGTGGCATGAGTACACGGGAAATTGGCAAGTTTATCGAACGAATTCTAGGAAATGCTTATTCTCCAGCGACGATCAGCCGTATTACCGATGTCGTGAAAGAAGACATCGAGAAATGGCACCATCGTCCACTATCCAAACGTTATTCTGTCTTATATTTGGACGGCTTGTACGTGAAACTTCGCCGCGATACGGTAGAGAAAGAAGTCATTTATGTGGTGTTAGGAGTGAATGAAGAAGGGTATCGAGAAATTCTGGATTTCTTCGTGGGAGGACAAGAAAGCGCCTATGGATGGCAGGAAATTCTTCAACACCTCTACCAAAGAGGCGTCAAGGAAGTGCTTCTTGGCGTCTTCGATGGCCTTCCGGGGCTGGAGGAAGCCTTTAAGGCGGTGTATCCGAAAGCCGATGTGCAGCGCTGTGTCGTGCACAAAGTCCGCAACACCCTCAGCCGTGTTCGGAAAAAAGACCAATTCGAAGTGGCCGAGGATCTCAAGCTGATTTATCGCGCGCCGAATAAGGAGATGGCGTTACAAATGTTTCAACAGTTTGAGTCGAAATGGTCCAGCAAATATCCAAGAGAAGTTCAGTCTTGGGCCAATGAGTTGGATGTCCTCCTTACATTTATGGATTATCCAAGCAGTATTCGAAGTGTGATTTACACGACGAATGTCATCGAACGAACGATCAAAGAGATTCGGAAACGTCTAAAGCCGATGAACAGTTTGAGCAGTTTAGAAGCCGCGGAAAAAGTCGTGTATTTGACCATCCAAGATTTTAATGAGAAATGGGCAGGGCGAAAGTTAAGAGGATTTGCCGAAGCGCAGGAAGCTCTTCAACGAATGTTTGAAGAACGTTATTGTTAA
- a CDS encoding APC family permease — protein sequence MNTMHRKMGTFALMMTGLGSIIGSGWLFGAWKAAKIAGPAAIFSWIIGMVVILCIALSYSELGAMFPEAGGMVKYTQYSHGSFVGFLAAWANWIAIVSVIPVEAIASVQYMSSWPWEWAKWTHSLVENGVLTPKGLGIASVLILVYFFLNYWTVSLFAKANSLITIFKIIIPGLTIGALLFVGFHGENFTHGHSMAPYGWPSVLTAVATSGIVFAFNGFQSPINMAGEAKKPGRSIPIAVVGSVLIATVIYVLLQVAFIGSVDPSMLVHGWHHLNFNSPFADLAIALNINWLVILLYLDAFASPSGTGTTYTATTARMIYGMQKNGYLPSILGKLHPIYGVPRPAMFFNLAVCFIFLFLFKGWGVLAEVISVATLISYITGPITVMTLRRTGKHLYRPLRLKGLRIIAPCGFIFASLTLYWARWPLTGQVLFIMIIGLPVYFYYQAKMKWKGFRQDFRAGSWMVVYLLSMMCISYLGSEKFGGINVIPYGWDMIVIACLSLGFYAWAVKSGFETEYLQEANKVNEEMRGRNVVMMADSNQKAAL from the coding sequence ATGAATACGATGCATCGAAAGATGGGAACTTTCGCGCTTATGATGACGGGGCTTGGATCCATCATAGGATCTGGTTGGTTATTTGGTGCCTGGAAAGCCGCCAAAATCGCCGGTCCAGCGGCTATTTTTTCTTGGATTATTGGGATGGTTGTTATCCTATGTATCGCTCTTTCTTATAGTGAATTAGGTGCTATGTTTCCCGAAGCGGGGGGAATGGTAAAGTATACGCAGTATTCTCATGGATCTTTTGTGGGATTTCTTGCTGCTTGGGCGAACTGGATTGCTATTGTTTCGGTTATTCCGGTGGAGGCAATCGCTTCTGTGCAATATATGAGCTCATGGCCATGGGAATGGGCGAAGTGGACACATAGTTTAGTAGAAAACGGAGTGCTTACGCCAAAAGGTCTTGGTATTGCCTCTGTGTTAATTCTTGTTTACTTTTTCCTCAATTACTGGACTGTAAGTTTGTTTGCCAAAGCAAACTCACTTATAACCATATTTAAAATTATCATCCCAGGATTAACCATTGGGGCACTTTTGTTTGTTGGCTTTCACGGAGAAAACTTTACTCACGGGCATAGTATGGCACCTTATGGATGGCCAAGTGTGTTGACAGCGGTGGCTACGTCGGGCATTGTCTTCGCGTTTAATGGATTTCAAAGTCCAATTAATATGGCGGGAGAAGCTAAAAAACCAGGCCGATCCATTCCTATCGCGGTAGTGGGTTCTGTTCTGATTGCAACGGTTATATATGTCCTGTTACAGGTTGCCTTTATCGGTTCTGTTGATCCTTCCATGCTTGTACACGGTTGGCATCATTTAAACTTTAACTCGCCATTTGCCGATTTAGCGATTGCTTTAAATATAAACTGGCTAGTGATCTTATTATACCTGGATGCTTTTGCTTCTCCTTCTGGTACAGGAACAACTTATACCGCTACAACAGCACGTATGATTTACGGTATGCAAAAGAATGGATATTTGCCGAGTATTTTAGGTAAACTGCATCCTATTTACGGAGTTCCACGTCCAGCTATGTTTTTTAACTTGGCTGTATGTTTTATTTTTTTGTTTTTGTTTAAAGGTTGGGGCGTATTGGCAGAGGTAATTTCCGTTGCTACCTTAATTTCTTATATTACCGGTCCTATTACCGTCATGACATTAAGACGGACAGGAAAGCATCTGTATCGCCCTCTCCGCCTCAAGGGGCTACGTATTATTGCGCCATGTGGATTTATCTTTGCTTCTTTAACGCTATATTGGGCGCGTTGGCCACTTACAGGGCAGGTATTGTTCATTATGATCATCGGGCTTCCTGTTTATTTCTACTATCAAGCAAAAATGAAATGGAAGGGTTTTCGCCAAGATTTCCGGGCAGGTAGTTGGATGGTTGTCTACTTGTTATCCATGATGTGCATCTCTTATTTGGGAAGTGAAAAGTTCGGGGGTATAAACGTCATCCCATATGGTTGGGATATGATTGTTATTGCATGCTTATCCCTTGGTTTTTACGCTTGGGCCGTAAAAAGTGGGTTTGAAACAGAATACCTGCAAGAAGCTAATAAAGTAAATGAAGAGATGAGAGGCAGAAACGTGGTTATGATGGCTGATTCCAACCAGAAAGCAGCTTTGTAA